One Pyrenophora tritici-repentis strain M4 chromosome 5, whole genome shotgun sequence DNA window includes the following coding sequences:
- a CDS encoding Pfs, NACHT and Ankyrin domain protein, giving the protein MVAGPHTSAFRLKHWITAGITDLPESEIDESSLEFRRHLLSVAAWIGDKSLVVKLVEEGCNHNDNPSMFLTPLRAASYRGHIDIVKFLMVDNSGDAPALRDRPLLIMSSAAHHNHTELIEIALDNSWHRGEVELTCIRNAMHSALRVTSDSETFTRLLQDADPPMTQYDKSGLLLNAAAQGKLAIVKHLIEREGIGSHGFDASVFQRRYPAELLKSSRYPSRYWNSLTCAVRTGEVDIVKVLLDSGAQLGHAIECAAAGGSKTLVRLLWEYGESKNAAVQGAFLMAVDREDTGMFKFLGELGATLDEDVRALLIKLAHESGLESMVNLLTGTQVH; this is encoded by the exons ATGGTGGCGGGCCCACATACATCAGCATTCAGACTGAAACACTGGATCACAGCCGGGATTACAGACCTACCAGAGTCAGAGATAGACGAATCGTCTCTCGAATTTCGGCGTCATCTTCTCAGCGTAGCAGCATGGATCGGAGATAAAAGCCTCGTTGTTAAGCTTGTTGAAGAAGGTTGCAACCATAATGACAACCC CTCCATGTTCCTAACGCCACTCCGCGCCGCATCCTATCGCGGTCACATCGACATCGTCAAATTCCTGATGGTCGACAACTCCGGTGATGCTCCAGCCTTGCGCGATCGCCCTCTGTTGATCATGAGTTCCGCCGCGCATCACAACCATACCGAACTGATCGAAATTGCTTTGGACAACTCGTGGCACAGGGGCGAAGTGGAACTAACATGTATCCGGAACGCGATGCACAGTGCGCTCCGGGTAACAAGTGATTCAGAAACGTTTACACGGCTTTTACAGGATGCAGATCCGCCCATGACCCAATACGATAAGAGTGGCCTGTTGTTGAATGCAGCAGCACAGGGCAAGCTGGCTATCGTCAAGCATCTGATAGAGAGAGAGGGCATAGGTTCTCATGGTTTTGATGCATCGGTATTCCAGCGTCGCTACCCAGCAGAGTTATTAAAGAGTAGCAGGTACCCGAGCCGGTATTGGAACTCACTTACGTGTGCTGTCAGAACTGGAGAAGTGGATATTGTCAAGGTCTTGCTTGATTCTGGAGCCCAGCTCGGTCATGCGATCGAATGCGCGGCAGCGGGTGGGTCAAAAACACTGGTTAGGCTACTTTGGGAATATGGCGAGAGTAAAAACGCTGCTGTACAGGGAGCTTTTTTAATGGCGGTCGATCGTGAGGATACCGGTATGTTCAAATTTTTGGGAGAGCTTGGAGCTACGCTTGATGAAGACGTAAGAGCGCTTTTGATCAAGCTAGCGCACGAGAGTGGACTTGAGTCAATGGTTAACTTGCTAACCGGTACACAAGTACACTGA
- a CDS encoding FabG, Dehydrogenase with different specificities (related to short-chain alcohol dehydrogenase) — translation MSSARYSSMLAKCRVLVLGGSSGIGFSVAEHALSLGAIVTISSSRQAKLDKALERLRASVPESSASVDGIVCDLSDLDSMRPNLEQLLKSVTATQLLDHIVYTAGDGIKIRPVSELEVPEIQRMGHVRFFGPMLLGGLAKAYMKPSKASSITLTSGVNIQKPGKGWTAVAGYGGGTEGIAKGLAVDLAPIRVNTVSPGAVHTELFDGIPQDRLPAVLSSFRKSSLTDSVGTPEELSEAYIYLMRCSFASGSIVEVNGGSLLAGSDGASI, via the coding sequence ATGTCTTCTGCTCGATACAGTAGTATGCTCGCGAAGTGTCGAGTACTCGTGCTGGGTGGCTCTTCGGGAATTGGCTTCTCCGTAGCTGAACATGCCCTGTCTCTAGGCGCGATTGTCACCATTTCCTCTTCGCGCCAAGCCAAGCTGGACAAGGCCCTGGAGCGACTGAGGGCTTCGGTACCGGAATCATCGGCTTCTGTGGACGGAATAGTATGCGACCTGTCCGATCTTGACTCTATGCGGCCGAATCTCGAACAGCTGCTGAAGAGCGTTACGGCCACACAGCTACTGGATCACATCGTCTATACTGCTGGCGACGGCATCAAGATCCGACCAGTTTCCGAGCTCGAGGTGCCAGAAATTCAACGCATGGGCCATGTCCGCTTCTTCGGCCCCATGTTACTCGGCGGACTTGCAAAGGCTTACATGAAACCTTCCAAGGCGTCTTCGATTACTCTGACCAGTGGCGTCAATATCCAGAAGCCGGGAAAGGGATGGACTGCGGTTGCGGGCTACGGCGGTGGTACCGAAGGCATTGCAAAAGGTTTGGCCGTCGATCTGGCTCCTATCCGTGTCAACACTGTCAGCCCAGGAGCGGTACACACGGAATTGTTCGACGGCATTCCCCAAGACAGACTACCCGCGGTTCTATCCAGCTTCCGGAAATCGAGCTTGACTGACAGTGTTGGCACTCCAGAAGAGCTATCGGAGGCTTATATTTACTTGATGAGGTGCTCGTTCGCGAGCGGCTCAATAGTTGAAGTGAATGGCGGATCATTGCTAGCAGGGTCTGATGGTGCCTCCATATAG